CCAGGGCGATGATCGTCACGGTTCCGAGCATGGCAGTGGCCTTCCGGATTCCGGACCCGGACGGCGGAGTTCGAGACGGCTCGTTCATAAGTTGATCCAGCGAAAGTGACGGGATATGGTGCGTTACCCCCAGGCTTGGATTCTAGCGACCGGCCGGGGCACGTTTTAATAACTCAAAAGGTTTTAATGAGCTCCAAATCAGTCGAAAGCCTTTATAAGCAGGCAGGATTCGTGCCACGACCGCGAAGGAGCGGGGCTTCATTCACTACGAGCGAGATTGGCCGCGAAGACGCACGAGGATGGAACGAAATCGGATCGCCTGCCACTCGGGTGGAAAATAGTCCCCGAGCCGAAGACGGGACCGAGACGCCGGCCGAGACCATCAAGGACCGCGTCATTAGCATCGAAGAAGGGAAGTACACTCTCCGAGATGGGAAAGAGATTTACGCCACGGTCACGTTCAAAGTCGATCCATCGAGAGAGCCCAAATGGATCAACCTGACTATCACTATCGCCGACAGCGATTTCAAAGGGAAGACACAGCCGGGCATCTATAAGATTGACGGGGAGACGTTGACCTTCTGCGTCGCCGATATTGGTGCCGAGCGCCCGACCGAGTTCACGGCAAAGGCGGGGAGCGGTCGAATCCTGACAACCTACAATAGGCAGAAGAAGTAGGGTAGAAGATGGAATCGCGCCGGACCGGCGTTGGACCGGACCGCGGCGGCGGGTAGGCGTTCAGAGATCGTTGTTCCCCGGGCCGCCCCGGCCGGTGAGCTTTTAGTTCGGCCACCGGAGGGCGCGCAGATGGACAAGGGAAAGGCCGACGGCGGCATGCGACGGGCCATCACCATCGGCCTCGTCGCTTACGCCGCGCTGATGGCCTACCTCATCGTGCGGGCCGGCGAACTTCCGCGGGCCGAACACGCGGGCGAACTTTTCGGCTACTTCCTGATACCCGCCGGTTTAACGGGGTGGCTCGCGCGCGGCCGGCGCTGGTCGTGGCTATTGATCGCCGCAGTCTACGTCGCGTTCGCGGCGGCGATGTTCGTAGTGGTGGTAGGAAATATGGTGGCAGGAAAGAAGTAGCCGGGTATTTGGCCGTCGCGGCGGGGTCGGGCCGTACTAGGCGCTGCGGCAGACGGTGGCGGTACACCGTCTTTTCCACGGTCATAGCGTTAGCAGCCCCCGCCACAGCTGAGCTCAGAGATTGTGAATCAAACGGACCGGCTCCTCCCTCCAAGCTAGCGTCGCCCAACCCCTGGTTCTGGAAGGTCCGTCATGGCCGAGCCATCCCCGTTGCCCCTGCCGCCCCCGCGGCTGCGCTCCCCGGACCGCCAACAGATCCTATCCGCCACCCCGATCGACGGCCTGATCGACACGGACCACCAAGCTCGGGCCGTCTGGGACTTCTGCCGGGGGCTCGATCTGGCCACCCTGACGGACCGCATCCGGTCCCGGGAAGGGGGTCCCGGGCGGGCCGCCCTGGACCCCCGGCTGGGGGTCGCCTTGTGGCTGTATGCTACCCTGGAAGGGGTCGGGTCGGCTCGCGCCCTGGCCGACCTGTGCACCGACCACACGGCGTTCCGCTGGCTGTGCGGCGGGGTGTCCGTCAACTACCACACCCTGGCCGACTTCCGGACCGACCACCCGGACGTCCTGGACCGCCTGCTCACCCACTCGGTCGTGGTCCTGCGGGAGCAGCACCTGGTCGACCTGAA
The Fimbriiglobus ruber genome window above contains:
- a CDS encoding TIGR03067 domain-containing protein: MSSKSVESLYKQAGFVPRPRRSGASFTTSEIGREDARGWNEIGSPATRVENSPRAEDGTETPAETIKDRVISIEEGKYTLRDGKEIYATVTFKVDPSREPKWINLTITIADSDFKGKTQPGIYKIDGETLTFCVADIGAERPTEFTAKAGSGRILTTYNRQKK